One window of Desulfobaculum bizertense DSM 18034 genomic DNA carries:
- a CDS encoding nicotinate phosphoribosyltransferase, translating to MSYRLPESHIPYTDAYFLHSRKILHKEGLNPHVTMQVFLRKGPGKIYGIEEAVELIRTFSANNAKNLKVHALPEGSDYAPLETLMTIEGPICDFVELETLYLGAITAATSVKNGGPEPDLASITARAREIRDELPDKTLLYFGSRHWHWSWDERISKAAIAGGFDACATDAGAHANNLTGGVGTIPHALVLSLGHHYGRDTGTVRAAEAFDRHISSSIPRIALVDTFNHECDDAIATARALGKNLWGVRLDTPGENLGQCGAPDDGRRYWTGNGVTVELVHGLRQRLDAEGFEHVNIVLSSGFGNLDKIRAFKEGEAKYGRLFESIGIGSLFPAHFATADIVRVDGEDFAKAGRFLRPNSRLVRVI from the coding sequence ATGAGCTACAGGCTGCCTGAGAGCCATATCCCATACACTGACGCATACTTTTTGCACTCCAGAAAGATTCTTCACAAAGAGGGGCTTAACCCTCATGTCACCATGCAGGTTTTTCTGCGCAAAGGCCCCGGAAAAATCTACGGCATTGAAGAAGCTGTGGAACTCATTCGGACTTTTAGCGCAAACAATGCAAAGAATCTGAAAGTGCACGCCCTGCCCGAGGGGTCCGACTACGCTCCTCTCGAGACGCTCATGACCATCGAAGGTCCCATCTGCGACTTTGTCGAGCTGGAAACGCTGTATCTCGGAGCCATCACCGCTGCGACATCTGTCAAAAACGGTGGCCCAGAGCCAGACCTCGCCAGCATCACAGCACGCGCACGCGAAATTCGCGACGAGCTGCCAGACAAGACCCTGCTCTATTTTGGCTCCCGCCACTGGCACTGGAGCTGGGACGAGCGTATTTCCAAGGCCGCTATTGCTGGTGGTTTTGATGCCTGTGCCACGGATGCCGGTGCACACGCGAACAATCTCACCGGCGGCGTTGGCACCATTCCTCACGCCCTTGTGTTGAGCCTCGGCCATCACTACGGTCGCGACACTGGAACCGTTCGAGCCGCCGAAGCCTTTGACCGCCATATTTCTTCCTCTATTCCGCGCATCGCTCTGGTGGACACATTCAACCACGAGTGTGATGACGCCATCGCCACGGCACGCGCCCTTGGAAAGAATCTCTGGGGAGTCCGTCTCGATACTCCCGGAGAGAATCTCGGCCAGTGTGGCGCCCCGGATGATGGTCGACGCTACTGGACCGGCAACGGTGTGACAGTGGAGCTCGTTCATGGACTCAGGCAGCGCCTTGATGCCGAAGGCTTTGAGCACGTGAACATCGTTCTCTCAAGTGGCTTTGGAAATCTCGACAAGATTCGGGCTTTCAAGGAAGGTGAGGCCAAGTATGGCCGTCTCTTTGAATCCATCGGCATCGGAAGTCTTTTCCCCGCGCACTTTGCCACCGCCGACATTGTCCGCGTCGACGGCGAGGACTTCGCCAAGGCCGGGCGCTTTCTCCGCCCCAACTCCCGCCTTGTTCGTGTCATCTAG
- a CDS encoding amino acid permease, whose amino-acid sequence MKQILSKEMGAACIVAGTAIGAGMLGLPMVVGGLGITMGIGLLILLWILASFSALLLLEINLKVAPGENFNNMAKKVLGTGGQFVATGSMVFLLYALLVAYLTGTGDLISRMAGGVGMEVTQQSGTVYFAIIGMLIIYLGTNIVVRVNQLLFYAMLVAMGVALFSLTPHVQVGNLFVGGPDSTLIVMSLPVLFTSFGFQTCIPSIVRYLGVGTKRLRPVVLVGSTLPLLCYIFWLIVSLGCTSAADLGSMHGSVKLLVSALAGGSSFLGSVLSSFAALALLTSFLGVALALFDLIAEVFRLGNSHAQRFLNVVIVLGPPLIAGLLAPGKFIQALSHAGAALAILAIFLPCAMAWKIRRNGLRANSYQVCGGTAALVLASVFGVIIVTANYF is encoded by the coding sequence ATGAAACAGATTCTGTCTAAAGAAATGGGGGCGGCGTGCATCGTCGCAGGCACTGCCATTGGTGCAGGTATGCTTGGCCTGCCAATGGTCGTTGGTGGACTCGGCATCACTATGGGAATTGGACTGCTTATCCTGCTCTGGATCTTGGCATCCTTTTCTGCGTTGCTGCTGCTTGAGATTAACCTCAAGGTTGCTCCTGGCGAGAACTTTAACAACATGGCAAAGAAAGTTCTCGGCACTGGTGGGCAGTTTGTCGCAACCGGAAGTATGGTTTTCCTGCTCTATGCCCTTCTCGTGGCTTATCTGACAGGTACAGGCGATCTGATTTCTCGCATGGCCGGTGGGGTCGGCATGGAAGTTACCCAGCAGTCTGGAACCGTTTATTTTGCTATCATTGGAATGCTGATTATTTATCTCGGAACCAACATCGTTGTTCGAGTGAATCAGCTTCTTTTTTATGCGATGCTCGTCGCAATGGGTGTTGCGCTCTTTAGCCTCACGCCTCACGTTCAGGTCGGCAATCTTTTTGTCGGTGGCCCAGACTCCACGCTTATCGTGATGAGCCTCCCCGTTCTGTTTACTTCTTTTGGTTTTCAGACCTGTATTCCAAGCATTGTTCGCTACCTTGGCGTCGGCACGAAAAGGCTTCGTCCTGTTGTCCTTGTCGGGAGCACCTTGCCGCTCTTATGCTATATTTTTTGGCTCATTGTTTCCCTTGGCTGCACCTCTGCCGCAGACCTTGGCTCTATGCACGGGAGTGTGAAGCTGCTCGTTTCTGCGCTTGCAGGAGGTTCTAGCTTTCTCGGCTCTGTCCTGTCTTCTTTTGCTGCGCTTGCCCTGCTGACCTCTTTTCTCGGTGTCGCGCTTGCTCTTTTTGATCTCATTGCCGAAGTTTTTCGTCTCGGTAATTCCCACGCGCAGCGTTTTCTCAACGTTGTGATTGTGCTTGGTCCGCCTCTGATTGCAGGGCTGCTTGCCCCCGGCAAGTTTATTCAGGCGCTCTCTCATGCTGGTGCAGCCCTCGCTATTTTGGCTATTTTCCTCCCCTGTGCCATGGCGTGGAAAATTCGTCGCAATGGCCTGCGAGCCAACTCCTATCAGGTCTGTGGCGGTACTGCCGCTCTCGTCCTCGCCTCTGTGTTTGGCGTGATTATCGTGACTGCAAATTATTTTTAG
- the qmoC gene encoding quinone-interacting membrane-bound oxidoreductase complex subunit QmoC — protein sequence MSKAVRIEPDVEFIKELQSVGGDTLKKCYQCATCSVACPLSPADAPYPRKEMIWAQWGLKDKLVNDLDIWLCHNCGTCSDLCPRGAKPGDLLSALRNMAYKNLMEPKIIGKWMSSSKYLPILIAIPAVLWAFVWFLTTGFAIPEGEIVFGKVFPGDYTIDPIMMLTFFFMLTTFGLGVVKLIKAFQAAPGTFFIGAHEKATLWASIKDVLINEVGQHTNFKDCSAGQDKPEDNERFKGHLMLFYGFVALAITTGIVAFCHWGGKVVEFIAPAGHTPLPLWAPHKLLGNLGAILLIIGLTKLTRRRMNLDESKFKSTYYDWFLLGLIWVIGLTGVFCELLRLADVATLAYPMYYVHLVSVWMLFAYLPWSKLGHVVYRTVALIYARYIGRVPLG from the coding sequence ATGTCGAAAGCTGTACGGATCGAACCCGATGTGGAGTTTATTAAGGAACTCCAGTCGGTGGGTGGTGACACCCTGAAAAAATGCTATCAGTGCGCCACATGTTCGGTGGCCTGCCCGCTCTCTCCCGCTGATGCGCCCTACCCCAGAAAAGAAATGATCTGGGCACAGTGGGGACTCAAGGATAAGCTGGTCAATGACCTCGACATCTGGCTTTGCCATAACTGCGGTACCTGTTCTGACCTGTGCCCCCGTGGCGCCAAGCCCGGAGACCTGCTCTCCGCCCTGCGCAACATGGCATACAAGAACCTCATGGAACCGAAAATTATCGGTAAGTGGATGAGCTCCTCCAAGTATCTGCCCATCCTCATTGCCATCCCTGCCGTGCTCTGGGCCTTTGTCTGGTTCCTGACCACTGGCTTCGCCATCCCCGAAGGCGAAATCGTCTTTGGCAAGGTCTTCCCCGGAGACTACACCATCGACCCGATCATGATGCTGACCTTCTTCTTCATGCTCACGACCTTCGGACTCGGTGTTGTTAAACTCATCAAGGCATTCCAGGCTGCCCCCGGCACCTTCTTCATCGGCGCTCATGAAAAAGCTACCCTCTGGGCAAGCATCAAGGACGTCCTGATTAACGAAGTCGGTCAGCACACCAACTTTAAGGACTGCAGTGCAGGACAGGACAAGCCCGAAGACAACGAGCGCTTTAAAGGCCACCTCATGCTCTTTTACGGCTTTGTCGCACTCGCGATTACAACCGGTATTGTCGCTTTCTGCCACTGGGGTGGAAAAGTGGTCGAGTTCATCGCTCCAGCTGGTCACACCCCGCTGCCGCTTTGGGCTCCGCACAAACTGCTCGGTAATCTCGGCGCCATCCTGCTCATCATCGGCCTGACAAAACTCACCCGCCGTCGTATGAACCTCGACGAGTCCAAGTTCAAGTCTACCTATTATGACTGGTTCCTGCTCGGACTTATCTGGGTCATCGGCCTCACCGGTGTCTTTTGTGAACTGCTGAGACTCGCCGACGTGGCTACTCTCGCCTACCCGATGTATTACGTGCATCTGGTGTCTGTATGGATGCTCTTCGCCTACCTGCCGTGGTCCAAACTCGGCCACGTGGTCTACCGTACCGTCGCGCTGATCTATGCACGGTATATCGGCCGTGTACCGCTGGGCTAG
- a CDS encoding FAD-dependent oxidoreductase, with product MAEKIGVYFDESSVGPYFNVEELVEFVQTRWSSDCPVVKAHPVLPGEDGMNMIKSDLDAGTIDSVLICGSSPRIDWEIYDFGKSILVERVNLREQCGMCCPDDASDDKVLMAKDYINMGVIKLQKSALPEPELIDTVKTVLVVGGGWTGLNAALHAARSGYDTVLLEKDGDLGGHAAKLYKTVPLVHPFTEAHSTGIEKLIADVRTEPRIKIITGATLSALEGAPGSYTAKYTNGQEDKIGAVVMATGWVEQDPEVLAPMGYGKFKNVVTTWQIEEMAKKGQILRPSDGKPAKRVAFLLNTEQLEPKDLYKKEEVSEEPTEEAKTEDGETPHVDEYKDLESLRHLPYSSGINSVVALKEANYITEMYNDGQAYIIYQDMIVQGIHEKYYKAAQDNPGVMMSKGTIGSIREDRDGGLLITITNNLLGEDIELKADMVVLPTGIVPTTAKDPVMNFVYRQGPAFPDLDLFDGFCDSNYICFPYETRRTGVYAAGCVRQPMFMDNAEDDAAGAALKAIQCIESANHGVSVHPRSGDLTFPVFNFVRCTQCKRCTEECPFGALDDDETGTPKPNPTRCRRCGTCMGACPERVISFDNYSVDQVGSMIKAIQVPDDMEKDGPRIVVLACENDAYPALDMAAMRGKKWSQYVRIIPVRCLGSVNAIWIADAMSKGVDGVMMLGCKYGDDYQCHFVKGSEICNRRKENIAETLDRLGVEPERVEQYQVAIDEYDKLPGMIEEFQNMILEMGPNPFKGF from the coding sequence ATGGCAGAAAAAATAGGTGTTTATTTCGACGAGTCTAGCGTCGGACCGTACTTTAACGTGGAAGAGCTGGTCGAATTCGTCCAGACCCGCTGGAGCAGCGATTGCCCCGTGGTCAAGGCTCACCCGGTTCTTCCCGGCGAAGACGGTATGAATATGATTAAGTCGGACCTGGATGCTGGGACGATTGACTCCGTCCTCATCTGCGGTTCCTCCCCACGTATCGACTGGGAAATCTACGACTTTGGCAAAAGCATCCTCGTTGAGCGCGTCAACCTGCGTGAGCAGTGTGGCATGTGCTGCCCCGACGATGCTTCTGATGACAAAGTGCTCATGGCAAAAGATTACATCAACATGGGCGTCATCAAACTTCAGAAGTCCGCTCTCCCCGAACCCGAGCTGATTGACACCGTCAAGACCGTGCTGGTCGTTGGTGGTGGCTGGACTGGCCTGAACGCAGCACTCCACGCTGCCCGTTCCGGTTACGACACTGTCCTGCTCGAAAAAGACGGTGACCTTGGCGGCCACGCTGCAAAGCTCTACAAGACCGTTCCTCTGGTTCACCCCTTCACCGAAGCTCACAGCACTGGCATTGAAAAGCTCATTGCTGATGTTCGCACCGAGCCTCGCATCAAGATTATTACCGGTGCTACCCTCTCCGCCCTCGAAGGCGCCCCAGGTTCATACACCGCCAAGTATACCAACGGTCAGGAAGACAAAATCGGTGCAGTCGTTATGGCGACCGGTTGGGTCGAACAGGACCCCGAAGTGCTCGCCCCCATGGGTTACGGCAAGTTCAAAAACGTCGTGACCACATGGCAGATCGAAGAAATGGCCAAGAAAGGCCAGATCCTTCGTCCTTCTGATGGCAAGCCCGCCAAGCGCGTCGCTTTCCTGCTCAACACTGAGCAGCTGGAACCAAAGGACCTCTACAAAAAAGAAGAGGTTTCCGAGGAACCCACAGAAGAAGCCAAGACGGAAGACGGCGAGACTCCTCACGTTGACGAATACAAAGATCTCGAAAGCCTCCGCCACCTGCCTTACTCCAGCGGCATCAACTCCGTTGTTGCCCTGAAAGAAGCAAACTACATCACCGAGATGTACAACGACGGTCAGGCCTACATTATCTATCAGGACATGATCGTCCAGGGCATCCACGAAAAGTACTACAAGGCTGCTCAGGACAATCCAGGCGTCATGATGAGTAAGGGCACCATTGGCTCCATCCGCGAAGATCGCGATGGCGGCCTGCTCATTACCATCACGAACAACCTGCTCGGCGAAGACATCGAACTCAAGGCCGACATGGTCGTCCTGCCTACGGGTATCGTTCCCACCACGGCAAAAGACCCGGTCATGAACTTTGTCTACCGTCAGGGTCCTGCATTCCCGGATCTGGACCTCTTTGATGGCTTCTGTGATTCCAACTACATCTGCTTCCCGTACGAAACCCGCCGTACCGGTGTTTACGCCGCTGGCTGTGTTCGTCAGCCGATGTTCATGGACAACGCAGAAGACGACGCCGCAGGCGCAGCGCTCAAAGCCATTCAGTGCATTGAGTCCGCAAACCACGGTGTTTCCGTCCATCCCCGTTCCGGCGACCTCACCTTCCCGGTCTTCAACTTCGTGCGCTGCACACAGTGCAAACGCTGTACGGAAGAATGTCCGTTTGGTGCTCTGGATGACGACGAAACCGGTACGCCTAAGCCGAATCCGACCCGCTGCCGTCGCTGCGGTACCTGCATGGGTGCCTGCCCCGAACGCGTTATCAGCTTCGACAACTACAGCGTCGACCAGGTTGGTTCCATGATTAAGGCCATTCAGGTGCCTGACGACATGGAAAAAGACGGCCCGCGTATCGTTGTTCTCGCCTGCGAAAACGATGCATATCCGGCTCTGGATATGGCCGCCATGCGTGGCAAAAAATGGAGCCAGTATGTGCGTATCATTCCTGTTCGCTGCCTTGGCTCTGTCAACGCCATCTGGATCGCTGACGCCATGTCCAAGGGCGTTGACGGCGTGATGATGCTCGGCTGCAAGTACGGCGACGACTATCAGTGCCACTTCGTTAAAGGCTCCGAAATCTGTAACCGCCGTAAGGAAAACATCGCAGAGACTCTTGACCGTCTCGGCGTTGAACCAGAACGCGTGGAGCAGTATCAGGTCGCAATTGACGAATACGACAAGCTGCCGGGTATGATCGAAGAGTTCCAGAACATGATTCTGGAGATGGGTCCCAACCCGTTCAAGGGCTTCTAA
- a CDS encoding CoB--CoM heterodisulfide reductase iron-sulfur subunit A family protein produces the protein MPNNSVLVVGGGFSGMTAALEAAEVGHEVFLVEKTPFLGGRVSQLNKYFPKLCPPSCGLEIQFQRIKKNRLVNVFTLAEVVSVSGSKGDYKVTVKIKPRYTTPGSIDLTEAANELGGSKESEFELGMGTRKALHKDMPFAYPSRFVLEKDECSAAELEELQGVTGIDLDDKEKTVELSVGAIVIATGWKPYDVSNLTNLGAGSLQNCISNMQMERLASPSGASHGLIQRPSDGRSPKRLAFIQCAGSRDENHLNYCSYICCMASLKQASYVREQHPDCQVTIYYIDLRTPGRYQKFRDRILSDEGVHLVKGKVAEAAQGEDGNVILTVEDAVAGTKSREEYDMVVFATGMQPTLSQEQLPIDVHVDEDGFAEENEGKGIFVAGCAKRPLDVMKSAQSGTGAAMKAIEAVRGR, from the coding sequence ATGCCAAACAACAGCGTGCTCGTTGTCGGCGGCGGGTTCAGCGGCATGACAGCCGCCCTTGAAGCCGCAGAAGTTGGCCACGAGGTCTTTCTTGTCGAGAAGACTCCGTTCCTGGGCGGACGAGTATCTCAGCTCAACAAATATTTCCCCAAGCTTTGCCCGCCTTCCTGCGGGTTGGAAATTCAGTTCCAGCGCATCAAGAAAAACCGCCTGGTTAATGTCTTCACTTTGGCGGAAGTTGTCTCCGTCTCTGGCTCCAAGGGTGACTACAAGGTCACTGTCAAAATCAAACCCCGCTATACGACCCCCGGCAGCATCGACCTCACCGAAGCCGCAAACGAACTTGGCGGCTCCAAAGAGAGCGAATTTGAGCTTGGCATGGGTACCAGAAAGGCTCTTCACAAAGACATGCCTTTTGCCTACCCCAGCCGCTTTGTGCTCGAAAAAGACGAGTGCTCGGCCGCAGAACTGGAAGAACTTCAGGGTGTGACGGGCATTGATCTGGACGACAAAGAGAAGACTGTCGAGCTTTCGGTTGGCGCCATTGTTATCGCCACTGGCTGGAAGCCCTATGATGTTTCGAATTTGACGAATCTTGGTGCGGGCTCTCTCCAGAACTGCATTTCCAACATGCAGATGGAACGCCTGGCTTCCCCGTCTGGCGCAAGCCACGGGCTTATTCAGCGTCCCTCTGATGGCCGCTCTCCAAAGCGTCTTGCGTTTATTCAGTGTGCTGGCTCTCGTGACGAGAACCATCTCAACTACTGTTCATACATCTGCTGCATGGCTTCGCTCAAGCAGGCCAGCTACGTGCGTGAACAGCACCCTGACTGTCAGGTAACTATTTACTACATCGACCTGCGTACCCCCGGCCGTTACCAGAAATTCCGCGATCGCATCCTGAGCGACGAAGGTGTTCATCTGGTCAAGGGCAAGGTGGCCGAAGCCGCACAGGGCGAGGACGGTAATGTCATCCTGACTGTGGAAGATGCCGTTGCAGGTACCAAATCCCGTGAAGAATACGACATGGTCGTCTTTGCCACAGGTATGCAACCGACTCTGTCTCAGGAACAGCTGCCTATTGATGTTCACGTCGACGAAGATGGTTTCGCAGAGGAAAACGAAGGTAAGGGCATCTTCGTTGCCGGTTGTGCCAAGAGACCTCTCGACGTCATGAAGTCTGCTCAGTCTGGTACCGGAGCAGCCATGAAGGCAATTGAGGCAGTAAGAGGGAGGTAA
- the aprA gene encoding adenylyl-sulfate reductase subunit alpha — MPKIPVKEAPRGIALAEPTIEEHDVDILIVGGGMGSCGVAFEAVTWADKFAPEAKILLLDKAALERSGAVAQGLSAINTYIGENDADDYVRMVRTDLMGLVREDLIYDLGRHVDDSVHLFEEWGLPIWCKSDDNKNMDGASAKAAGKAIRKGDKPVRSGRWQIMINGESYKCIVAEAAKNALGEERYMERIFVVKMLLDANTPNRIAGAVALDARDNKVHIFRTNTACVACGGAVNIYRPRSTGEGMGRAWYPVWNAGSTYTMCAQVGAEMTMMENRFVPARFKDGYGPVGAWFLLFKAKATNYKGEDYCVTNRAMLKPYEDRGYAKGNVIPTCLRNHMMLREMREGRGPIFMDTKTALQDSFKTLSPAEQKHLEAEAWEDFLDMCVGQANLWAASNCAPEERGSEIMPTEPYLLGSHSGCCGIWTSGPDEAWVPEDYKIHADNGKVYNRMTTVNGLFTCADGVGASGHKFSSGSHAEGRMVGKQLVRWYVDHKDFKPTLKESAEDLKQEIYRPYYTYEAHKNGSTDPTVNPEYISPKNFMMRLIKATDEYGGGVGTYYTTSKALLDTGFWLLDMMEEDSQKLAARDLHELLRCWENYHRLWTVRLHMQHIHFREETRYPGFYYRGDFLGLDDSKWKCFVNSKYDVEKKETVVFKKPYYQIIPD; from the coding sequence ATGCCTAAGATTCCTGTTAAAGAAGCCCCTCGTGGTATTGCACTCGCAGAACCCACAATTGAGGAGCACGATGTAGATATCCTGATCGTTGGTGGTGGTATGGGTTCCTGCGGTGTTGCTTTCGAAGCAGTCACATGGGCCGACAAATTCGCACCCGAAGCAAAGATCCTCCTGCTCGACAAAGCTGCTCTGGAACGTTCCGGTGCTGTTGCTCAGGGTCTTTCCGCTATCAACACCTACATTGGTGAAAACGACGCTGACGACTACGTCCGCATGGTCCGTACTGACCTCATGGGCCTGGTTCGTGAAGACCTCATTTACGACCTCGGCCGTCACGTTGACGACTCTGTCCATCTGTTCGAAGAGTGGGGCCTGCCGATCTGGTGCAAGTCCGACGACAACAAGAACATGGACGGTGCTTCCGCAAAGGCAGCTGGCAAGGCTATCCGCAAGGGTGACAAGCCTGTCCGTTCCGGCCGTTGGCAGATCATGATCAACGGTGAATCCTACAAGTGCATCGTCGCTGAAGCTGCAAAGAACGCACTCGGCGAAGAACGCTACATGGAACGTATCTTCGTTGTTAAGATGCTCCTCGACGCCAACACCCCGAACCGTATCGCTGGTGCTGTCGCTCTGGACGCTCGTGACAACAAAGTTCATATCTTCCGCACCAACACCGCATGTGTTGCTTGTGGTGGCGCAGTTAACATCTACCGCCCCCGCTCCACCGGTGAAGGCATGGGTCGTGCATGGTACCCGGTTTGGAACGCAGGTTCCACCTACACCATGTGTGCTCAGGTCGGCGCCGAGATGACCATGATGGAAAACCGCTTCGTCCCCGCCCGTTTCAAGGACGGCTACGGCCCGGTTGGTGCATGGTTCCTGCTGTTTAAGGCTAAGGCAACCAACTACAAGGGTGAAGACTACTGCGTGACTAACCGCGCAATGCTGAAGCCCTACGAGGACCGCGGATACGCCAAGGGTAACGTTATTCCTACCTGCCTGCGTAACCACATGATGCTCCGTGAAATGCGTGAAGGCCGTGGCCCGATCTTCATGGACACCAAGACCGCTCTCCAGGATTCCTTCAAGACCCTGTCTCCTGCTGAGCAGAAGCACCTTGAAGCTGAAGCTTGGGAAGACTTCCTCGACATGTGTGTCGGCCAGGCTAACCTCTGGGCTGCCTCCAACTGCGCTCCTGAGGAACGTGGTTCCGAGATCATGCCTACTGAGCCTTACCTGCTCGGTTCTCACTCCGGTTGCTGTGGTATCTGGACTTCCGGCCCTGACGAAGCTTGGGTGCCTGAAGACTACAAGATCCACGCAGACAACGGTAAGGTCTACAACCGTATGACCACCGTTAACGGCCTGTTCACCTGCGCTGATGGTGTTGGCGCATCTGGTCACAAATTCTCCTCCGGTTCCCACGCAGAAGGCCGTATGGTCGGTAAGCAGCTGGTCCGCTGGTACGTTGACCACAAGGACTTCAAGCCTACCCTGAAGGAAAGCGCTGAAGACCTGAAGCAGGAAATCTATCGCCCGTACTACACCTACGAGGCTCACAAGAACGGTTCTACCGACCCGACCGTGAACCCCGAGTACATCTCTCCCAAGAACTTCATGATGCGCCTGATCAAGGCTACCGACGAGTACGGTGGCGGTGTTGGTACCTACTACACCACCTCCAAGGCTCTGCTCGATACCGGCTTCTGGCTGCTCGACATGATGGAAGAAGATTCTCAGAAGCTCGCTGCTCGTGACCTCCACGAACTGCTCCGCTGCTGGGAGAACTACCACCGCCTGTGGACCGTACGCCTGCACATGCAGCACATCCACTTCCGTGAAGAAACTCGTTACCCCGGCTTCTACTACCGTGGTGACTTCCTCGGCCTGGATGACTCCAAGTGGAAGTGCTTCGTAAACTCCAAGTACGACGTCGAAAAGAAAGAGACCGTCGTCTTCAAGAAGCCTTACTACCAGATCATCCCCGATTAA
- the aprB gene encoding adenylyl-sulfate reductase subunit beta, whose amino-acid sequence MPTFVDPSKCDGCKGGEKTACMYICPNDLMILDPEEMKAYNQEPDACWECYSCVKICPQGAITARPYADFAPMGGTSIPMRSSEDIMWTINFRNGSTKRFKFPIRTTPEGSIKPFEGKPEPADLENEYLFTETELTTPKEALGKKFDVAEADKTWTVKDVQ is encoded by the coding sequence ATGCCTACTTTTGTTGATCCCTCAAAGTGCGATGGCTGCAAAGGCGGCGAAAAGACCGCTTGCATGTACATCTGCCCCAACGACCTCATGATCCTCGATCCTGAGGAGATGAAGGCCTACAACCAGGAACCTGACGCATGCTGGGAGTGCTACTCCTGCGTGAAGATCTGTCCTCAGGGCGCTATCACTGCCCGCCCCTACGCTGACTTTGCTCCTATGGGCGGCACCTCTATCCCGATGCGTTCTTCCGAAGACATCATGTGGACCATCAACTTCCGTAATGGCTCCACCAAGCGCTTCAAGTTCCCCATCCGTACCACCCCTGAAGGCTCTATTAAGCCCTTCGAAGGTAAGCCCGAACCGGCAGATCTCGAAAACGAGTACCTGTTCACCGAGACCGAGCTGACCACTCCGAAGGAAGCTCTTGGCAAGAAGTTTGACGTGGCCGAGGCCGACAAGACCTGGACCGTCAAGGACGTCCAGTAG